From a single Oreochromis niloticus isolate F11D_XX linkage group LG4, O_niloticus_UMD_NMBU, whole genome shotgun sequence genomic region:
- the LOC102082088 gene encoding putative leucine-rich repeat-containing protein DDB_G0290503 isoform X2, translating to MMSKKPRWQETLMNTKTNNPTHKKGGKDLTSLPALGGKQAGSSVSKARVSSGRSSSLCRGSDLTAAVSKVGGSLKRGSLSHQGSAGHPAARQASHTARAGPRLCSSRSFSSLHTTSLSAVPFMRSSRSLNRLDQRSAGDESDGALGKSQAKKGQASGKKTLNSSRLSSSLEKIRGSKEPCHGNNADRMKTSSSPQLAEPSSSLVSTSAQHHHCIKGKKLTTDGVYTLCAMTAGMKRNWVHAVFKNVRPSFTNDNTSFRSEPETQQLQEHGTSNQREVSHQQQEKEDSKVQVERVQSSANGNASLSLLPGSPGAPAPTDSPSQVEEEGTGAHQCSFLSGTTQTECQSLSSVVLPKDVVNDSLNMQSASEHQTKQSLQREDQQVNSTCDCTKVEETLAREQQTGQLVKELEQTQRELSRLQQLNRNLQDELQREKEIHSRDWFGPQNNTNSSSQQALALQRLQKINQDLRFELEAQKRSQEEAREAELRRRVDLLAQQAQLLVTGDATALAQAHIEQDRQRFEERQVEWERCVASLKSQLNISEEQRRESESRLTQLQQELDSYQNLQLEAEKLRKNLDEVSAKLHIYEETQAQKDTRLQKHLMLLQASQERERVSLMASLAQAEQHSQDLQEKLDRSEQQVESLTKTQTWTREIEVAQRQLQEELARTISAIQRLQEEREQLDRRCLELQDQLAEADREVGKLQERLKTEETHYYNLEHTYERVCEELQVALGKLQQRESDTQDIREGYERQLDRKEQELSEVFLKMEVLGNSLEETEVKLNEVLKACTCASSQLQDNSPETIQHNKRQQQATQHITVEKDIDSYQLSNRSNTADVSLMNSKEPAETGTQSLDESYQYLITAGDDPERFMSVIQLLETKLYVTEEKLRDITQRLEEHQSHISCRDPQLCSQLTQSRATTQHLSLLLHNQAKKSQRFGQETENRCRMLVGRFQVAQNIIQACRERLQASPLDVPDLEKQLATVAACLQQGEKDAVKHQHESYNVSKGEGKILNEEKSAWAESNMSKPTNTRFSLDEGESVERCLMREIFIVEKIVSVLQSQHGQITSKSRDDEGDVAQRYKNIITRRIALKAQERMRSERTGCDSDELLESLICTVCAEAELIYAALKIHQQYEGVTQVNSKDAEDRMMGLADISPSELASYEERVQEDARGLEEPVEEDQSDDKKIEEEKKPDWLERLISQMQRRATFLHQLCLVISGDSRPVGGDGMEHRGKEAAPFDLKCMLDQAKLIYLSERMYMDLKQEFQIDVNKLEEQGNDVIEEQEALNDTICQLQEDNGALRKELELAEKKIISVETGNQKLLEDIQKIEDYHAERMEKLEGEFQEKIKELQQIHEEEMKHLHGYYTKSCVSREKQSKSHTEAPLFIPNTSRLPEQSVMERETEEDFGIQMNYKKDLENIQASCEQELTAVEEMHRDLIEDLQQQHQKEVAELLKEKEQLLQEETAATMAAIVAMRRAHKLELEKSRQSQRIMESDDVTQLHGEYEKEIQLLQKELEMLSVQHTEKCLENSQLREELQDERKSMMQCQKENQELKQKQDKIYAENRLKTPYTNSQGEPHQHVNRLGEDFKFCTWSPRRVTAGPSHDDSEGKTNSATFPKKSSLVRQIRAVRSKSLKEGLSVQERMKLFESF from the exons ATGATGTCCAAGAAGCCAAG GTGGCAGGAGACCCTGATGAACACTAAGACTAACAATCCCACACACAAGAAAGGGGGAAAG GACCTCACATCACTACCAGCACTTGGAGGGAAGCAGGCCGGCAGCAGTGTTTCTAAAGCCCGTGTCAGCAGCGGACGGAGCAGCAGCCTGTGCAGAGGCAGCGACTTGACTGCAGCTGTTAGTAAAGTTGGTGGGAGTTTGAAAAGAGGCAGCCTCAGCCACCAGGGCTCTGCTGGCCACCCGGCTGCCAGACAAGCTTCCCACACAGCGAGAGCAGGTCCCCGCCTCTGCAGCAGCCGAAGCTTTTCATCCCTCCACACCACCTCCCTCTCTGCTGTTCCCTTCATGAGAAGCAGCCGCTCTCTCAACAGGCTCGACCAGAGATCCGCCGGAGATG AGTCGGACGGTGCATTAGGGAAGTCACAAGCTAAGAAAGGACAAGCCTCTGGGAAGAAAACTCTGAACTCTAGTCGGTTGTCTTCCTCTTTGGAGAAAATCAG AGGTAGCAAAGAGCCATGCCATGGAAATAATGCTGACAGAATGAAAACAAGCAGCTCCCCGCAGCTAGCagagccttcctcctctttggtTTCCACCAGTGCACAACACCATCACTGCATCAAAGGAAAGAAACTG ACCACAGATGGGGTGTACACGCTGTGTGCAATGACTGCTGGGATGAAACGGAACTGGGTCCACGCAGTGTTCAAGAACGTGCGGCCCAGTTTTACAAATGACAACACAAG CTTTCGTTCAGAGccggagactcagcagctgcaAGAGCATGGAACCAGCAACCAGAGAGAAGTTTCACATCAGCAGCAGGAAAAAGAGGACTCGAAAGTGCAGGTAGAAAGAGTGCAGAGCTCAGCCAATGGAAATGCTTCATTGTCTCTTCTCCCTGGCTCACCTGGTGCTCCAGCTCCTACTGATTCTCCATcccaggtggaggaggagggcaCAGGTGCTCACCAATGCTCGTTTCTTAGTGGAACCACACAAACTG AATGCCAAAGTCTCAGCTCAGTGGTGCTGCCAAAGGATGTGGTGAATGACAGTTTGAACATGCAGAGTGCAAGTGAACATCAAACTAAGCAGAGTCTCCAGAGGGAGGACCAGCAGGTAAACAGCACCTGTGATTGCACAAAAGTTGAGGAAACTCTGGCACGTGAGCAGCAAACTGGACAACTTGTCAAAGAG ctggaaCAAACTCAGAGGGAACTGTCTCGACTCCAGCAGTTAAACAGGAATCTGCAGGACGAGCttcaaagagagaaagagatccATTCAAGGGATTGGTTTGGCCCACAG AATAACACCAACTCATCTTCACAGCAAGCTTTGGCTCTACAGCGACTGCAGAAGATAAATCAGGACCTTCGCTTTGAGCTGGAAGCACAAAAGAGAAGTCAGGAGGAAGCCAGAGAGGCAGAACTACGGCGAAGAGTAGATCTCTTAGCCCAGCAAGCTCAGCTGCTGGTTACGGGTGACGCCACGGCGCTCGCACAAGCCCATATTGAGCAAGATCGCCAGAGGTTTGAGGAGCGGCAGGTGGAGTGGGAGCGCTGTGTGGCCTCGCTAAAGTCCCAGCTGAACATCAGCGAGGAGCAGAGGAGGGAGTCCGAGTCTCGCTTGACACAGCTTCAGCAGGAATTAGATAGCTACCAAAACCTTCAGCTGGAGGCTGAAAAGCTGCGGAAAAATCTTGATGAGGTGTCAGCAAAGCTTCATATCTATGAAGAGACTCAGGCTCAAAAAGATACTCGGCTACAAAAGCACCTCATGCTCCTTCAAGCAAGTCAGGAGAGGGAGCGAGTGAGCTTGATGGCAAGCCTGGCGCAGGCTGAGCAGCATTCACAAGACCTCCAGGAGAAACTGGACAGGTCTGAGCAGCAGGTGGAGAGTCTCACTAAGACCCAGACGTGGACGAGAGAAATCGAGGTGGCACAACGGCAGCTTCAGGAAGAGCTGGCACGTACAATATCTGCCATACAGCGACTCCAGGAGGAAAGGGAGCAACTCGATCGTCGCTGCCTGGAGCTGCAGGATCAGTTAGCAGAGGCAGACAGGGAGGTGGGCAAGCTGCAGGAGCGCTTGAAAACAGAAGAAACGCACTACTACAACCTGGAGCATACGTATGAGAGAGTctgtgaggaactgcaggtGGCACTGGGAAAACTGCAGCAAAGGGAGTCTGACACACAGGACATACGAGAAGGATATGAGAGACAACTTGATAGAAAGGAGCAAGAGCTGAGTGAAGTTTTCCTAAAGATGGAAGTCTTGGGTAACAGCTTGGAAGAGACGGAAGTGAAGCTGAATGAGGTGCTGAAAGCATGCACCTGTGCCTCTTCTCAGCTGCAGGATAACTCACCAGAGACTATTCAGCATAACAAGAGGCAACAGCAAGCAACACAGCATATCACTGTGGAAAAGGATATAGACAGTTACCAGTTGTCTAACAGGTCCAATACCGCAGATGTCAGCCTGATGAATTCTAAAGAACCTGCAGAAACTGGCACACAATCACTGGATGAATCATATCAGTACCTCATCACTGCAGGAGATGACCCAGAGCGCTTTATGTCTGTAATCCAGCTGCTTGAAACCAAACTTTATGTAACGGAGGAGAAGTTAAGGGACATCACACAAAGGCTGGAGGAACACCAGAGTCACATCAGCTGCCGGGACCCCCAGCTCTGCTCCCAGCTGACCCAGAGTCGAGCGACTACCCAGCACCTCAGTCTACTGCTTCACAATCAGGCCAAGAAGAGCCAGCGCTTTGGCCAAGAGACAGAGAATCGCTGCAGGATGCTAGTAGGCAGGTTTCAGGTGGCTCAGAACATCATACAGGCCTGCAGGGAGAGACTTCAAGCTAGTCCCCTCGATGTTCCAGACTTGGAGAAACAGCTGGCTACTGTCGCTGCCTGTCTTCAGCAAGGAGAAAAAGATGCAGTGAAACACCAGCATGAATCATATAATGTCAGCAAAGGGGAGGGCAAGATCCTCAATGAAGAGAAATCAGCCTGGGCTGAGAGTAACATGAGTAAACCGACTAATACTCGGTTCTCTTTGGATGAGGGGGAAAGTGTTGAGAGGTGCTTAATGAGGGAAATATTCATAGTAGAAAAAATCGTGTCTGTCCTTCAGAGCCAACATGGTCAGATAACCTCAAAATCAAGAGACGACGAGGGGGATGTGGCACAAAGGTACAAAAACATAATCACCCGAAGAATAGCGTTAAAAGCACAAGAAAGGATGCGATCTGAGAGAACAGGGTGTGACAGCGATGAACTTTTAGAAAGTTTAATCTGTACAGTTTGTGCTGAAGCGGAGCTAATTTATGCTGCCTTAAAAATTCATCAACAATACGAGGGTGTGACTCAAGTAAACAGCAAAGACGCTGAGGATCGAATGATGGGTCTGGCAGATATCAGTCCCTCGGAGTTGGCTTCTTATGAGGAGAGAGTGCAGGAAGATGCCAGGGGCTTGGAAGAACCAGTGGAAGaggaccaatcagatgacaaaAAAATCGAGGAAGAGAAAAAGCCAGACTGGTTAGAGAGGCTAATATCCCAGATGCAGAGAAGGGCTACATTTTTACACCAGCTCTGCCTGGTGATCTCTGGTGACAGCAGACCTGTCGGTGGTGATGGCATGGAGCATAGAGGGAAGGAAGCTGCTCCCTTTGACTTAAAATGTATGCTGGACCAGGCAAAGTTAATTTATTTGTCAGAGCGGATGTACATGGATTTAAAGCAAGAGTTTCAAATTGACGTGAACAAACTGGAAGAGCAGGGCAACGATGTAATAGAGGAGCAGGAGGCCTTAAATGACACAATATGCCAGCTTCAAGAAGACAACGGCGCGCTGAGAAAAGAACTGGAGCTGGCTGAAAAGAAGATAATATCAGTAGAGACCGGAAACCAGAAACTCCTAGAAGACATACAGAAGATTGAGGATTATCACGCAGAACGAATGGAAAAACTGGAAGGTGAGTTTCAGGAGAAGATAAAGGAACTGCAGCAGATCCACGAAGAGGAGATGAAGCACTTACATGGCTACTACACCAAGTCCTGTGTTtccagagagaaacagagcaaATCCCACACAGAGGCACCTCTTTTCATCCCAAACACATCTCGTCTACCAGAGCAGAGTGTGATGGAGCGAGAAACAGAGGAGGACTTTGGGATCCAGATGAATTACAAGAAAGATCTGGAAAACATTCAG GCTTCCTGTGAACAGGAGTTGACTGCTGTGGAGGAAATGCACAGGGATCTGATAGAAGacttgcagcagcagcatcagaaGGAGGTGGCTGAACTTCTGAAGGAGAAAGAGCAGCTCCTGCAGGAGGAGACAGCCGCGACGATGGCAG CTATTGTGGCAATGAGGAGAGCTCACAAACTGGAGCTAGAGAAAAGCAGACAGTCCCAGCGCATCATGGAAAGTGATGACGTCACACAGCTCCACGGCGAATACGA GAAGGAGATCCAGTTATTGCAGAAGGAGCTGGAGATGCTGTCGGTTCAGCACACCGAGAAATGCCTGGAAAACTCTCAGCTCAGAGAGGAACTGCAAGATGAGAGAAAATCAATGATGCAGTGCCAAAAAGAAAACCAGGAACTCAAACAGAAACAG GACAAAATATATGCTGAGAATAGGCTCAAGACCCCCTATACAAACAGCCAAGGTGAACCCCATCAACATGTCAATAGGCTTGGTGAAGATTTTAAGTTCTGCACCTGGTCTCCAAGAAGAGTCACTGCAGGGCCGAGCCACG atGACTCTGAGGGCAAAACAAACAGTGCTACTTTTCCAAAGAAATCATCCCTCGTGCGACAAATAAGAGCGGTTAGATCGAAG AGTTTAAAAGAGGGCCTTTCTGTCCAAGAAAGGATGAAGCTGTTCGAGTCCTTCTGA
- the LOC102082088 gene encoding plectin isoform X1, which produces MMSKKPRWQETLMNTKTNNPTHKKGGKDLTSLPALGGKQAGSSVSKARVSSGRSSSLCRGSDLTAAVSKVGGSLKRGSLSHQGSAGHPAARQASHTARAGPRLCSSRSFSSLHTTSLSAVPFMRSSRSLNRLDQRSAGDESDGALGKSQAKKGQASGKKTLNSSRLSSSLEKIRGSKEPCHGNNADRMKTSSSPQLAEPSSSLVSTSAQHHHCIKGKKLTTDGVYTLCAMTAGMKRNWVHAVFKNVRPSFTNDNTSFRSEPETQQLQEHGTSNQREVSHQQQEKEDSKVQVERVQSSANGNASLSLLPGSPGAPAPTDSPSQVEEEGTGAHQCSFLSGTTQTECQSLSSVVLPKDVVNDSLNMQSASEHQTKQSLQREDQQVNSTCDCTKVEETLAREQQTGQLVKELEQTQRELSRLQQLNRNLQDELQREKEIHSRDWFGPQNNTNSSSQQALALQRLQKINQDLRFELEAQKRSQEEAREAELRRRVDLLAQQAQLLVTGDATALAQAHIEQDRQRFEERQVEWERCVASLKSQLNISEEQRRESESRLTQLQQELDSYQNLQLEAEKLRKNLDEVSAKLHIYEETQAQKDTRLQKHLMLLQASQERERVSLMASLAQAEQHSQDLQEKLDRSEQQVESLTKTQTWTREIEVAQRQLQEELARTISAIQRLQEEREQLDRRCLELQDQLAEADREVGKLQERLKTEETHYYNLEHTYERVCEELQVALGKLQQRESDTQDIREGYERQLDRKEQELSEVFLKMEVLGNSLEETEVKLNEVLKACTCASSQLQDNSPETIQHNKRQQQATQHITVEKDIDSYQLSNRSNTADVSLMNSKEPAETGTQSLDESYQYLITAGDDPERFMSVIQLLETKLYVTEEKLRDITQRLEEHQSHISCRDPQLCSQLTQSRATTQHLSLLLHNQAKKSQRFGQETENRCRMLVGRFQVAQNIIQACRERLQASPLDVPDLEKQLATVAACLQQGEKDAVKHQHESYNVSKGEGKILNEEKSAWAESNMSKPTNTRFSLDEGESVERCLMREIFIVEKIVSVLQSQHGQITSKSRDDEGDVAQRYKNIITRRIALKAQERMRSERTGCDSDELLESLICTVCAEAELIYAALKIHQQYEGVTQVNSKDAEDRMMGLADISPSELASYEERVQEDARGLEEPVEEDQSDDKKIEEEKKPDWLERLISQMQRRATFLHQLCLVISGDSRPVGGDGMEHRGKEAAPFDLKCMLDQAKLIYLSERMYMDLKQEFQIDVNKLEEQGNDVIEEQEALNDTICQLQEDNGALRKELELAEKKIISVETGNQKLLEDIQKIEDYHAERMEKLEGEFQEKIKELQQIHEEEMKHLHGYYTKSCVSREKQSKSHTEAPLFIPNTSRLPEQSVMERETEEDFGIQMNYKKDLENIQASCEQELTAVEEMHRDLIEDLQQQHQKEVAELLKEKEQLLQEETAATMAAIVAMRRAHKLELEKSRQSQRIMESDDVTQLHGEYEKEIQLLQKELEMLSVQHTEKCLENSQLREELQDERKSMMQCQKENQELKQKQVILRAREAEIQFLRQESHSLREELKIAQMDKIYAENRLKTPYTNSQGEPHQHVNRLGEDFKFCTWSPRRVTAGPSHDDSEGKTNSATFPKKSSLVRQIRAVRSKSLKEGLSVQERMKLFESF; this is translated from the exons ATGATGTCCAAGAAGCCAAG GTGGCAGGAGACCCTGATGAACACTAAGACTAACAATCCCACACACAAGAAAGGGGGAAAG GACCTCACATCACTACCAGCACTTGGAGGGAAGCAGGCCGGCAGCAGTGTTTCTAAAGCCCGTGTCAGCAGCGGACGGAGCAGCAGCCTGTGCAGAGGCAGCGACTTGACTGCAGCTGTTAGTAAAGTTGGTGGGAGTTTGAAAAGAGGCAGCCTCAGCCACCAGGGCTCTGCTGGCCACCCGGCTGCCAGACAAGCTTCCCACACAGCGAGAGCAGGTCCCCGCCTCTGCAGCAGCCGAAGCTTTTCATCCCTCCACACCACCTCCCTCTCTGCTGTTCCCTTCATGAGAAGCAGCCGCTCTCTCAACAGGCTCGACCAGAGATCCGCCGGAGATG AGTCGGACGGTGCATTAGGGAAGTCACAAGCTAAGAAAGGACAAGCCTCTGGGAAGAAAACTCTGAACTCTAGTCGGTTGTCTTCCTCTTTGGAGAAAATCAG AGGTAGCAAAGAGCCATGCCATGGAAATAATGCTGACAGAATGAAAACAAGCAGCTCCCCGCAGCTAGCagagccttcctcctctttggtTTCCACCAGTGCACAACACCATCACTGCATCAAAGGAAAGAAACTG ACCACAGATGGGGTGTACACGCTGTGTGCAATGACTGCTGGGATGAAACGGAACTGGGTCCACGCAGTGTTCAAGAACGTGCGGCCCAGTTTTACAAATGACAACACAAG CTTTCGTTCAGAGccggagactcagcagctgcaAGAGCATGGAACCAGCAACCAGAGAGAAGTTTCACATCAGCAGCAGGAAAAAGAGGACTCGAAAGTGCAGGTAGAAAGAGTGCAGAGCTCAGCCAATGGAAATGCTTCATTGTCTCTTCTCCCTGGCTCACCTGGTGCTCCAGCTCCTACTGATTCTCCATcccaggtggaggaggagggcaCAGGTGCTCACCAATGCTCGTTTCTTAGTGGAACCACACAAACTG AATGCCAAAGTCTCAGCTCAGTGGTGCTGCCAAAGGATGTGGTGAATGACAGTTTGAACATGCAGAGTGCAAGTGAACATCAAACTAAGCAGAGTCTCCAGAGGGAGGACCAGCAGGTAAACAGCACCTGTGATTGCACAAAAGTTGAGGAAACTCTGGCACGTGAGCAGCAAACTGGACAACTTGTCAAAGAG ctggaaCAAACTCAGAGGGAACTGTCTCGACTCCAGCAGTTAAACAGGAATCTGCAGGACGAGCttcaaagagagaaagagatccATTCAAGGGATTGGTTTGGCCCACAG AATAACACCAACTCATCTTCACAGCAAGCTTTGGCTCTACAGCGACTGCAGAAGATAAATCAGGACCTTCGCTTTGAGCTGGAAGCACAAAAGAGAAGTCAGGAGGAAGCCAGAGAGGCAGAACTACGGCGAAGAGTAGATCTCTTAGCCCAGCAAGCTCAGCTGCTGGTTACGGGTGACGCCACGGCGCTCGCACAAGCCCATATTGAGCAAGATCGCCAGAGGTTTGAGGAGCGGCAGGTGGAGTGGGAGCGCTGTGTGGCCTCGCTAAAGTCCCAGCTGAACATCAGCGAGGAGCAGAGGAGGGAGTCCGAGTCTCGCTTGACACAGCTTCAGCAGGAATTAGATAGCTACCAAAACCTTCAGCTGGAGGCTGAAAAGCTGCGGAAAAATCTTGATGAGGTGTCAGCAAAGCTTCATATCTATGAAGAGACTCAGGCTCAAAAAGATACTCGGCTACAAAAGCACCTCATGCTCCTTCAAGCAAGTCAGGAGAGGGAGCGAGTGAGCTTGATGGCAAGCCTGGCGCAGGCTGAGCAGCATTCACAAGACCTCCAGGAGAAACTGGACAGGTCTGAGCAGCAGGTGGAGAGTCTCACTAAGACCCAGACGTGGACGAGAGAAATCGAGGTGGCACAACGGCAGCTTCAGGAAGAGCTGGCACGTACAATATCTGCCATACAGCGACTCCAGGAGGAAAGGGAGCAACTCGATCGTCGCTGCCTGGAGCTGCAGGATCAGTTAGCAGAGGCAGACAGGGAGGTGGGCAAGCTGCAGGAGCGCTTGAAAACAGAAGAAACGCACTACTACAACCTGGAGCATACGTATGAGAGAGTctgtgaggaactgcaggtGGCACTGGGAAAACTGCAGCAAAGGGAGTCTGACACACAGGACATACGAGAAGGATATGAGAGACAACTTGATAGAAAGGAGCAAGAGCTGAGTGAAGTTTTCCTAAAGATGGAAGTCTTGGGTAACAGCTTGGAAGAGACGGAAGTGAAGCTGAATGAGGTGCTGAAAGCATGCACCTGTGCCTCTTCTCAGCTGCAGGATAACTCACCAGAGACTATTCAGCATAACAAGAGGCAACAGCAAGCAACACAGCATATCACTGTGGAAAAGGATATAGACAGTTACCAGTTGTCTAACAGGTCCAATACCGCAGATGTCAGCCTGATGAATTCTAAAGAACCTGCAGAAACTGGCACACAATCACTGGATGAATCATATCAGTACCTCATCACTGCAGGAGATGACCCAGAGCGCTTTATGTCTGTAATCCAGCTGCTTGAAACCAAACTTTATGTAACGGAGGAGAAGTTAAGGGACATCACACAAAGGCTGGAGGAACACCAGAGTCACATCAGCTGCCGGGACCCCCAGCTCTGCTCCCAGCTGACCCAGAGTCGAGCGACTACCCAGCACCTCAGTCTACTGCTTCACAATCAGGCCAAGAAGAGCCAGCGCTTTGGCCAAGAGACAGAGAATCGCTGCAGGATGCTAGTAGGCAGGTTTCAGGTGGCTCAGAACATCATACAGGCCTGCAGGGAGAGACTTCAAGCTAGTCCCCTCGATGTTCCAGACTTGGAGAAACAGCTGGCTACTGTCGCTGCCTGTCTTCAGCAAGGAGAAAAAGATGCAGTGAAACACCAGCATGAATCATATAATGTCAGCAAAGGGGAGGGCAAGATCCTCAATGAAGAGAAATCAGCCTGGGCTGAGAGTAACATGAGTAAACCGACTAATACTCGGTTCTCTTTGGATGAGGGGGAAAGTGTTGAGAGGTGCTTAATGAGGGAAATATTCATAGTAGAAAAAATCGTGTCTGTCCTTCAGAGCCAACATGGTCAGATAACCTCAAAATCAAGAGACGACGAGGGGGATGTGGCACAAAGGTACAAAAACATAATCACCCGAAGAATAGCGTTAAAAGCACAAGAAAGGATGCGATCTGAGAGAACAGGGTGTGACAGCGATGAACTTTTAGAAAGTTTAATCTGTACAGTTTGTGCTGAAGCGGAGCTAATTTATGCTGCCTTAAAAATTCATCAACAATACGAGGGTGTGACTCAAGTAAACAGCAAAGACGCTGAGGATCGAATGATGGGTCTGGCAGATATCAGTCCCTCGGAGTTGGCTTCTTATGAGGAGAGAGTGCAGGAAGATGCCAGGGGCTTGGAAGAACCAGTGGAAGaggaccaatcagatgacaaaAAAATCGAGGAAGAGAAAAAGCCAGACTGGTTAGAGAGGCTAATATCCCAGATGCAGAGAAGGGCTACATTTTTACACCAGCTCTGCCTGGTGATCTCTGGTGACAGCAGACCTGTCGGTGGTGATGGCATGGAGCATAGAGGGAAGGAAGCTGCTCCCTTTGACTTAAAATGTATGCTGGACCAGGCAAAGTTAATTTATTTGTCAGAGCGGATGTACATGGATTTAAAGCAAGAGTTTCAAATTGACGTGAACAAACTGGAAGAGCAGGGCAACGATGTAATAGAGGAGCAGGAGGCCTTAAATGACACAATATGCCAGCTTCAAGAAGACAACGGCGCGCTGAGAAAAGAACTGGAGCTGGCTGAAAAGAAGATAATATCAGTAGAGACCGGAAACCAGAAACTCCTAGAAGACATACAGAAGATTGAGGATTATCACGCAGAACGAATGGAAAAACTGGAAGGTGAGTTTCAGGAGAAGATAAAGGAACTGCAGCAGATCCACGAAGAGGAGATGAAGCACTTACATGGCTACTACACCAAGTCCTGTGTTtccagagagaaacagagcaaATCCCACACAGAGGCACCTCTTTTCATCCCAAACACATCTCGTCTACCAGAGCAGAGTGTGATGGAGCGAGAAACAGAGGAGGACTTTGGGATCCAGATGAATTACAAGAAAGATCTGGAAAACATTCAG GCTTCCTGTGAACAGGAGTTGACTGCTGTGGAGGAAATGCACAGGGATCTGATAGAAGacttgcagcagcagcatcagaaGGAGGTGGCTGAACTTCTGAAGGAGAAAGAGCAGCTCCTGCAGGAGGAGACAGCCGCGACGATGGCAG CTATTGTGGCAATGAGGAGAGCTCACAAACTGGAGCTAGAGAAAAGCAGACAGTCCCAGCGCATCATGGAAAGTGATGACGTCACACAGCTCCACGGCGAATACGA GAAGGAGATCCAGTTATTGCAGAAGGAGCTGGAGATGCTGTCGGTTCAGCACACCGAGAAATGCCTGGAAAACTCTCAGCTCAGAGAGGAACTGCAAGATGAGAGAAAATCAATGATGCAGTGCCAAAAAGAAAACCAGGAACTCAAACAGAAACAG GTGATTCTGAGGGCGAGGGAGGCAGAAATTCAGTTTCTCAGACAGGAATCACATTctctcagagaagagctgaagATTGCTCAGATG GACAAAATATATGCTGAGAATAGGCTCAAGACCCCCTATACAAACAGCCAAGGTGAACCCCATCAACATGTCAATAGGCTTGGTGAAGATTTTAAGTTCTGCACCTGGTCTCCAAGAAGAGTCACTGCAGGGCCGAGCCACG atGACTCTGAGGGCAAAACAAACAGTGCTACTTTTCCAAAGAAATCATCCCTCGTGCGACAAATAAGAGCGGTTAGATCGAAG AGTTTAAAAGAGGGCCTTTCTGTCCAAGAAAGGATGAAGCTGTTCGAGTCCTTCTGA